CCCGTTCCTCGGGCGTGAGGAACGGCGCGACGCGCGCGATCGCGCGGACCGAGGGCACCCCGCCGTCGCCGCGCGGCGGGGCCGCGGTCGCCGCGCGCGCCGCCGCGATCACGCGGCGCGGATCGAACAAGCCGTCGAGCAGGTACGCCGCGCGCTCCGCGACGAGCCAGGGCGGCGGCCCGTCGACGACCGCCGCGCCGGCCGGGTCGACCGGCGTGCCGTCGGGCGCCTCGAGCAGCGGGACGAAGCGCGCGCCGGCCCGGACCGCGCGCAGCCGCACGCCGCGCGTCTCGACGGCGAACGAGGCCAGCTCGGAGGGGTGCCGGTTCTCGCCCGGCGCCTCGTCGAAGCGCAATCGCGGGTGGCGGGCGAGCCGGAAGAGCGCGCGCGCCAGCGCCTTCGGGGAGGCTCGCGAGCCGAACGCCTCCTGGACCGCGTCGTCGCGCAGCAGGGTCCGGTCGACGTCGTCCCAGTCGTCGGCGGGTGTCTGGTCCATCATGGCGACGATCGCGTCGGCGTCGCGGATGACGCCGCGCAGCCGCGGCGTGTCGAGGTAGAGCGCGCCGCTCAGCGCCCCGCCCGGCGCAATCGAGAGGACCGGCCACACCGCGCGGGCGCGCGCACGGGAGGCGTCCGGCTCGGCGTCCGGGAGCCAGGAAAGGTCCGGCTCGGCGCCGTCCAGGTCGAGGACCGGCGGCGCCGCTTCCTCGGCGGTCCGGACAACTTCCAGCGTCGCGACGACGTGCTCGCAGACGCCGCTCGCCCCGCAGGTGCAGACCGCGCGGAGCGCCTGCGGTCCGGTCCCGGACGACCACTCGACCGCGGTCCCGACCGGCGGCTTGGCCTTGACCGCGGCCTCGATCCGCGCCGGCTGAACCGAGCGCAGCACGACGCGCCCGCCCTCGACGAGGAAGAGCGCGTCACGCGTGAGATCGCGAGCGAACCAGGTACCGATCTGCGCCGGAAGACGCGATCGCCAGAGCGCGTACGGGGTCAACCTTCCAGTATTCGGCACGAAGAGGCCTCGCACTTTCGTGCGAGGCCGTCGTTTTTATGCGGGCTGCGCTTCGGGCTGGCTCGGTGCGGGCGGTTCGACGTGGGGGATCTTCGAGAAGCGCAGCTTCTCCGGGTTGTCCTGCGAGACTTCGGCGAGGATGCGGTCGCCCGAGCCGAAGGTGCCCTTCAGCATCTCCTCGGCCAGCTCGTCCTCGACCTCGCGCTGGATCGCGCGGCGCAGCGGACGCGCGCCGAACTGCGGATCCCAGCCCTTCTTGGCGAGCAGCTGCTTCGCGTCGTCGGTGACCTCGAGGTACATCTCCTGAGCCTTGACCTCGCGGATGACCTTCTCCAGCTCCAGCCCGACGATCTCGGCGATCTGCTCGCGGTTGAGCTGGTGGAAGACGATCACGTCGTCGACGCGGTTCAAGAACTCCGGCCGGAACGCGTGCTTGACCTCGTCGAGCACCTTGTTCTTCATCTTCTCGTACGCCTGATCGTCGGTTCCCGCGTCCTTCTGCGTGCGGAACCCGATGTCGGTCGTCGTCTGCATCCCGGTCGCACCGACGTTCGAGGTCATGATGATGACGGTGTTCTTGAAGTCGACGACGCGACCCTGAGAGTCGGTCAGCCGCCCGTCTTCGAGCACCTGCAGCAGCAGGTTGAAGACGTCCGGATGCGCCTTCTCGATCTCGTCGAGGAGCACGACCGAGTACGGACGGCGGCGCACCGCTTCGGTGAGCTGTCCGCCCTCTTCGTAGCCGACGTATCCGGGCGGCGCGCCGACCAGCCGCGAGACCGAGTACTTCTCCATGTACTCCGACATGTCGATGCGGATCATCGACTCGGCGTCGTCGAACATGAACTCCGCGAGCGAGCGCGCGACCTCCGTCTTTCCGACGCCGGTCGGGCCGAGGAAGATGAACGAGCCGATCGGGCGCTTCGGGTTCTTCAGCCCGGCGCGCGAACGCCTGATCGCGCGGGTGAGCGTCGAGATCGCCTGGTTCTGCCCGATCACGCGCTTGTGGAGCTGATCCTCCATCCCGAGCAGCTTCGCGGTTTCGGCCTGCGCGAGCTTCGAGACCGGGATCTTCGTCCACGACGCGACGATGTGCGCGACGTCGTGCTCGGTGACTTTGATCGTCTTGTCTTGCTGCGCGCGCTTCTCGGCCCACTCCGTCTCAAGCCGCTGTTTCTCCAGGCGCAGCTTTTCCTCGCGGTCGCGGATCGCGGCGGCCTTCTCGAACTCTTGCGACTTGACGACCGACTCTTTCTCCTGTTTGACCTGGCGGATCTGGTTCTCGATGTCGCGGATCTCCGCCGGCGGAAGCGTCGCCTGCAGGCGCACGCGCGAGGCGGCTTCGTCGATGAGATCGACGGCCTTGTCGGGGAGGAAGCGGTCGGAGATGTAGCGGTCGCCGAGCTTCGCCGCGGCGGCCAGCGCCTCGTCGGTGATCGTGACCTTGTGGTGCGCCTCGTAGCGGTCGCGGAGCCCTTTGAGGATATCGATCGTCTCCTCGACCGTCGGCTCGCCGACCATCACCGGCTGGAAGCGGCGCTCGAGCGCGCTGTCCTTTTCGATGTGCTTGCGGAACTCGTTGAGCGTGGTCGCGCCGATGCACTGCAGCTCGCCGCGCGCCAGCGCCGGCTTGATGATGTTCGAGGCGTCGATCGCGCCCTCGGCCGCGCCCGCGCCGACCAGCGTGTGGAGCTCGTCGATGAACAGGATGATCTCGCCGGCGGCGCCGCGGATCTCGTCCATCACGCGCTTCATGCGCTCTTCGAACTCGCCGCGGTACTTCGTCCCGGCGACCAGCCCGGCCAGATCGAGCGTGATGACCCGTTTGTCGCGGAGCGGCTCGGGGACCTCGGACTTGATGACGCGCTGGGCCAGGCCCTCGGCGATCGCGGTCTTGCCGACGCCGGGCTCGCCGATCAGCGCGGGGTTGTTCTTGGTCCTGCGGCTGAGGATCTGGATGACCCGCTCGATCTCGTTCGCTCGCCCGATCACCGGGTCGAGCTTGTTCTCGCGGGCTAGGGTCGTCAGGTCGCGGCCGTAGGCGTCGAGCGTGGGGGTCTTCGACTTGCCCTTGGGCGCAGGCGGCTGCCCCTCGGCTCCGAGCAGCGAGGTGGTCTGGACGCGGACCTTGGCCGGGTCGACCCCGAGGTTCGTCAGGACGCGGGCGGCGACGCCCTCGCCCTCGCGGATGAGGCCGAGCAGCAGGTGCTCCGTGCCGATGTAGTTGTGATTGAGCTGGCGGGCCTCTTCGAAGGCCAGCTCGATGACCCGCTTGGCCCGCGGGGTGAAGACCATCTCCTGCTGAACCGTCTGCCCGCCGCGGCCCACGATCGCCTCGACCTCCTGGCGAACTTTCGCCAGGTTGACGCCGAGCGTCTCGAGCACTTTGGCCGCGAGGCTCTCGCCCTCGGAAATGATCCCGAGCAGAATGTGCTCGGTCCCGATGTAGTTGTTCCCGAGCCGCTGCGCCTCTTCCTGAGCGAGCACGATGCTGCGCCGCGCGCGTTCGGTGAACGGTTCCCACATTGACATGACTGTGCGATCTCTCCTGAGCGGCTGACCCGCTCCTGCCGGTCCTCTTATAACTTTCGGCGGGTTGGTTCAGTTTCACACCGGACCTTTGCCGAAACGTAGCATGGAAGCGGACCCCTGGGGGGCGAAACGGAGGTCTTCCGTCAACGGAGGTCGCCGCGATCCACTTCCTCGGCATGCTCACGCCACAGCAAGTGGCGGACCAGTTCGTCAACGGCATCACGCTGGGGATGCTGTACATCCTGGTGGCCCTGGGCTTGAACATCATCCTCGGGCTGATGGGGGTGATCAACTTCTCCCACGGCGCGTTCTTCATGCTCGGCGCCTATCTGATGTTCCAGCTCAACGGGGCGATCGGGTTCTGGCCGGCGATCCTGGCCGCCGCGGTCGTCGTGGGACTGCTTGGGATGGCGTTCGAGTCGACGCTCATCCGCCCGCTCTACAAACGAATACCGGAGTACACGCTGCTGCTCACGTTCGGGACGGCGCTGATCTTCGCCCAGGTCGTGCGCAAGGTGTGGGGAGACGACGCCGTGCGCGTCGACCAGCCCGCGTACATCCCGCAGTCGATCTCGCTCGGCGGCTACCAGCTCCCGTTCTACAAGGACGTGCTGCTGGTGCTGCTCACGATCATCATCTTGGCCGCCGTCTGGCTGCTGCTGAACAAGACGAACATCGGGATCATCATCCGGGCCGGAACGCGCGACGCCGAGATGGTCAAGATCCTCGGGATCAACATGCCGGTGATGTTCACGCTGGTCTTCGGGATCGGCTCGTTCATGGCCGGGCTCGCCGGCGCCCTGGCGGCGCCGATCTACGCGGTGCAGCCGCAGCTCGCCTCGCAGTGGATCGTGCTGACCTTCGTCATCGTGATCGTCGGCGGAATCGGCTCCTTCTGGGGCGCGATCGTCGGGGGGCTGCTGATCGGCGTGATCTCGAGCTTGATGTCGCTCGTCTTTCCGCCTGCCGTCGATTTGAGCGGCTACGTGATCATGGGGATCATCCTGCTGGTGCGGCCGCGCGGGCTGTTCGGCGTGGAAGGCCTCTTCGAGTGAGCGTGCAGCAGGCTACGGGCGGGCGGCGAAACGTTCTGGAGCACCCGCTGCTGTGGACCGCGGTGATCATGGTGATCCTGCCGTTCGTCGCCGGCGCGAACCCGTTCCAGCACCAGAGCGGGTTCGTCGACATCGCGACGACGATGCTGGTCTTCGGCCTGTTCGCCAGCGGGTTCAACCTGCTCTTCGGGCACGTCGGCGAGCTCTCGTTCGGGCACGCGATGTTCTTCGCGATCGGCGCGTACACGACGGCATTGTTCACCAAGGGGTTCCACGTCCAGCTCTTCGGGCGCACGATCCAGCACGCTACCGCCGACAACATGATCCTCGCGCTGGTGCTCTCACTGGTGATCGCGCTGCTGTGGGCGTGGTTTCTGGCCCGGCTGATCGTCCCGCGCTCGAGCGGGATCTACTTCTCGATGATCACGCTGGCCTCGGCGCAAGTGATCTACTTCATCGCCTTCAACTACAGCGAGCTGACCGGCGGCGAGGACGGCATCCAGGGGATCGTCCGGCCCTCGTTCGGGCCGTGGACGTCCGACTGGTTCCACGACTCGAACCACTTCTATGTCTTCACGGCGATCGTGGTGTTCATCGCGCTGGCCGTGCTGTACTGGATCATCGCCTCGCCGTTCGGCAGCGTGCTGCACGCGATCCGCGAGAACAAGCAGCGCGCGCGCTTCCTCGGCTACGACGTCGACAAGTTCCGGGTGAACGCGTTCG
This Candidatus Eremiobacterota bacterium DNA region includes the following protein-coding sequences:
- a CDS encoding ATP-dependent Clp protease ATP-binding subunit, whose protein sequence is MWEPFTERARRSIVLAQEEAQRLGNNYIGTEHILLGIISEGESLAAKVLETLGVNLAKVRQEVEAIVGRGGQTVQQEMVFTPRAKRVIELAFEEARQLNHNYIGTEHLLLGLIREGEGVAARVLTNLGVDPAKVRVQTTSLLGAEGQPPAPKGKSKTPTLDAYGRDLTTLARENKLDPVIGRANEIERVIQILSRRTKNNPALIGEPGVGKTAIAEGLAQRVIKSEVPEPLRDKRVITLDLAGLVAGTKYRGEFEERMKRVMDEIRGAAGEIILFIDELHTLVGAGAAEGAIDASNIIKPALARGELQCIGATTLNEFRKHIEKDSALERRFQPVMVGEPTVEETIDILKGLRDRYEAHHKVTITDEALAAAAKLGDRYISDRFLPDKAVDLIDEAASRVRLQATLPPAEIRDIENQIRQVKQEKESVVKSQEFEKAAAIRDREEKLRLEKQRLETEWAEKRAQQDKTIKVTEHDVAHIVASWTKIPVSKLAQAETAKLLGMEDQLHKRVIGQNQAISTLTRAIRRSRAGLKNPKRPIGSFIFLGPTGVGKTEVARSLAEFMFDDAESMIRIDMSEYMEKYSVSRLVGAPPGYVGYEEGGQLTEAVRRRPYSVVLLDEIEKAHPDVFNLLLQVLEDGRLTDSQGRVVDFKNTVIIMTSNVGATGMQTTTDIGFRTQKDAGTDDQAYEKMKNKVLDEVKHAFRPEFLNRVDDVIVFHQLNREQIAEIVGLELEKVIREVKAQEMYLEVTDDAKQLLAKKGWDPQFGARPLRRAIQREVEDELAEEMLKGTFGSGDRILAEVSQDNPEKLRFSKIPHVEPPAPSQPEAQPA
- a CDS encoding branched-chain amino acid ABC transporter permease is translated as MLTPQQVADQFVNGITLGMLYILVALGLNIILGLMGVINFSHGAFFMLGAYLMFQLNGAIGFWPAILAAAVVVGLLGMAFESTLIRPLYKRIPEYTLLLTFGTALIFAQVVRKVWGDDAVRVDQPAYIPQSISLGGYQLPFYKDVLLVLLTIIILAAVWLLLNKTNIGIIIRAGTRDAEMVKILGINMPVMFTLVFGIGSFMAGLAGALAAPIYAVQPQLASQWIVLTFVIVIVGGIGSFWGAIVGGLLIGVISSLMSLVFPPAVDLSGYVIMGIILLVRPRGLFGVEGLFE
- a CDS encoding branched-chain amino acid ABC transporter permease is translated as MSVQQATGGRRNVLEHPLLWTAVIMVILPFVAGANPFQHQSGFVDIATTMLVFGLFASGFNLLFGHVGELSFGHAMFFAIGAYTTALFTKGFHVQLFGRTIQHATADNMILALVLSLVIALLWAWFLARLIVPRSSGIYFSMITLASAQVIYFIAFNYSELTGGEDGIQGIVRPSFGPWTSDWFHDSNHFYVFTAIVVFIALAVLYWIIASPFGSVLHAIRENKQRARFLGYDVDKFRVNAFVLSAAFPAVAGWIWTFFQQAMNPDAGSVEYSGNVVMMSLLGGMQTFMGPIVGSMIYWELQNNVSQLTKYWPAWIGIVFVVFVLLGPRGIMGLIDDVRHYGFANAFRRVVSRRVRVETEMEEEIPPLEEPIAPETVS